From a single Methylacidiphilum kamchatkense Kam1 genomic region:
- the pyrE gene encoding orotate phosphoribosyltransferase has protein sequence MIVIDNTDPQAQNLLEDLIKSGALLEGHFLLRSGLHSRQFLQCALLLQNPSLCARYASCLAKRIHTFNPQTIVSAAIGGILIGHEIAKELGLRHIYAEKSTNGMTLRRFKLKPLERVVVVEDVITTGGTVKDILTLVREQQGVVCAVSSLVDRSTESLDFGVPYYALLKLHIDTFPPEKLPEDLKNTQAIRP, from the coding sequence ATGATTGTCATCGACAATACTGATCCACAAGCCCAGAATCTTTTAGAAGATCTCATCAAAAGTGGTGCTTTGCTTGAAGGACATTTTTTACTTAGAAGTGGTTTGCACTCTAGACAATTTCTGCAATGCGCTTTACTGCTTCAAAATCCTTCTTTGTGCGCCAGATATGCATCCTGTCTTGCAAAACGGATACACACCTTCAATCCACAAACTATTGTATCAGCAGCAATAGGTGGCATATTGATTGGCCATGAAATTGCCAAAGAACTAGGGCTCAGACATATTTATGCTGAGAAATCTACTAATGGAATGACTTTACGCAGATTCAAGCTCAAACCATTGGAACGGGTGGTGGTTGTGGAAGATGTGATAACCACGGGTGGCACTGTCAAAGACATCCTTACTCTCGTTAGGGAACAGCAAGGGGTGGTATGCGCCGTAAGCTCCTTGGTAGACCGCAGCACAGAAAGTCTCGATTTTGGTGTTCCTTATTATGCATTGCTTAAACTGCATATTGATACCTTTCCTCCCGAAAAGCTACCGGAAGATTTAAAAAATACACAAGCTATCCGTCCTTGA
- a CDS encoding helix-hairpin-helix domain-containing protein, which yields MDKSTVVAVLESIATLLELKGENPFKSRAYRTAARAVDSLTEELSDLIAQGRLSEIKGIGESIKEKIVTLITTGHLPYYEELKKEFPPTLLELLNVPGLGPKRAKFLYEELGITDIEALEKACKEHRIAGLPGFGPKSEENILLGINQYRSFSAYHRYGDVIETVEALLDYLKKILPLFISI from the coding sequence GTGGATAAATCGACTGTTGTTGCCGTTCTAGAAAGCATTGCTACGTTGCTTGAGCTAAAAGGCGAAAATCCCTTTAAATCTAGAGCTTACAGGACAGCTGCCAGAGCAGTGGATTCTTTGACTGAGGAACTAAGCGATCTCATTGCTCAAGGAAGGTTAAGCGAGATAAAAGGCATAGGTGAGAGTATAAAGGAAAAAATCGTCACCCTAATAACTACTGGCCATTTACCGTATTACGAAGAATTAAAAAAGGAGTTTCCTCCCACCCTATTGGAATTGCTCAATGTTCCAGGCTTAGGACCTAAAAGGGCAAAATTTCTTTACGAAGAACTAGGAATAACGGATATCGAGGCTCTTGAAAAAGCTTGCAAAGAACATCGTATTGCAGGCTTACCTGGGTTTGGACCAAAATCTGAGGAAAATATCCTTTTAGGCATCAATCAATACCGCTCTTTTTCTGCATACCATAGATATGGAGATGTAATCGAAACAGTAGAAGCATTGCTTGATTATTTGAAAAAAATCCTTCCATTGTTCATCTCAATATAG
- the glmM gene encoding phosphoglucosamine mutase, giving the protein MHPSVDSLFGTDGIRGKANLYPMTPQIALAAGVAAAKVLTSHGQSKNRHRIVVGRDTRLSSRMLEYAFISGVVSQGVDVYELGVLPSPALGSFTKVYEAIGGVMVSASHNPFYDNGLKFFSFDGSKLDSELEKEIEKEIKQFDWLGTEGPTGSQLGNILLLEDATRNYQNLLKSFFPSEMSLKGMRIAIDTANGASFEAAPSLLESYGASVFPFSKEPNGININFNCGSMFPQNIQQAVLMTGADLGIALDGDGDRLVLCDEKGELCDGDDILAILALDFLKKKTLSKNTVVVTVMSNLGLDETLHEEGIRVIRTAVGDRNVAEVLKKEGLSLGGEQSGHIIPFVYSKTADGLLTALIILEIMSSTGTSLGRLKKKLKRYPQRLWNLEVNQKKPLDEIPGLKKLMDEAQASFNGKGRILLRYSGTESKIRLLVEAKDEDQVNKIGQKLLTFLRESLS; this is encoded by the coding sequence ATGCATCCGTCAGTGGATTCTCTTTTTGGAACCGATGGGATACGTGGAAAAGCTAATCTTTATCCCATGACTCCACAGATTGCTTTGGCAGCAGGGGTTGCTGCCGCCAAAGTCCTGACCAGTCATGGTCAATCGAAAAATAGGCATAGGATTGTTGTTGGCAGGGATACTCGTCTTTCCAGTAGGATGCTCGAATATGCTTTTATTTCTGGAGTAGTATCTCAAGGTGTCGATGTGTATGAACTGGGTGTATTGCCTTCTCCAGCTCTAGGTAGTTTTACAAAAGTGTATGAGGCCATTGGCGGGGTTATGGTCAGTGCCTCTCACAATCCCTTTTATGATAACGGACTTAAATTCTTTAGCTTTGATGGAAGTAAACTTGACAGTGAGCTCGAAAAAGAAATCGAAAAGGAGATAAAGCAATTTGATTGGCTAGGGACTGAGGGGCCAACAGGATCTCAATTGGGAAATATCCTTTTGTTAGAGGATGCAACGAGAAATTATCAAAACCTTCTGAAGAGCTTTTTCCCTTCAGAGATGAGTTTGAAAGGGATGAGGATTGCTATTGATACGGCCAATGGGGCCTCCTTTGAGGCAGCTCCCTCTTTATTGGAATCTTATGGGGCTTCTGTGTTTCCTTTCAGCAAAGAACCCAATGGGATTAATATAAATTTTAATTGTGGGAGCATGTTTCCTCAGAACATCCAACAGGCTGTTCTGATGACCGGTGCTGATTTGGGAATAGCCCTTGATGGGGATGGGGATCGGTTAGTCCTATGTGATGAAAAGGGCGAGCTATGTGATGGGGATGACATTTTGGCAATTCTGGCTTTGGATTTTCTAAAGAAAAAGACCTTATCGAAAAACACCGTAGTTGTGACCGTGATGAGTAATTTAGGTCTGGATGAAACCCTGCATGAAGAAGGTATCAGAGTGATACGGACTGCCGTCGGCGATCGAAATGTGGCTGAAGTGCTAAAAAAAGAAGGGCTTTCTCTTGGAGGAGAACAATCGGGTCATATCATTCCTTTTGTTTATTCGAAAACAGCTGATGGACTACTTACGGCCTTAATCATCCTCGAAATAATGTCTTCGACTGGAACCAGTCTTGGCAGGTTGAAAAAGAAGCTAAAACGTTATCCACAAAGATTATGGAATCTTGAGGTTAACCAGAAAAAGCCTCTTGATGAAATTCCTGGACTGAAAAAACTTATGGATGAGGCTCAGGCTTCCTTCAATGGTAAAGGGCGGATTCTTCTTAGGTATTCCGGAACGGAATCGAAAATTAGACTTTTGGTTGAAGCCAAAGATGAAGATCAGGTGAACAAGATTGGGCAAAAACTTTTGACTTTCCTTCGAGAATCACTTAGTTGA
- a CDS encoding zinc ribbon domain-containing protein: MCFIGEERGTSSRCPVCGHRHKPKGRNWRWKACGLKGHRDIVGAVNMHAIAYGQVVLFPKRITYLCLGAIRRSSSLDTGRSCLAESQASSTTPETVRVPSGNCL; the protein is encoded by the coding sequence GTGTGCTTCATCGGGGAGGAGCGTGGTACGTCCAGCCGATGTCCTGTATGCGGCCATCGCCATAAACCGAAAGGACGCAACTGGCGATGGAAAGCGTGTGGATTAAAAGGCCACAGGGATATCGTGGGCGCAGTGAATATGCATGCAATTGCCTATGGTCAGGTGGTGTTGTTTCCAAAACGCATCACGTATCTATGTCTGGGAGCTATCCGGCGTAGTAGTAGCCTAGACACGGGCCGAAGTTGTTTAGCCGAATCGCAAGCGTCAAGCACCACGCCGGAAACGGTGCGGGTTCCCTCCGGGAACTGCCTATAG
- a CDS encoding outer membrane lipoprotein-sorting protein, whose amino-acid sequence MKGSIQAAKDTYPITLILHDRSMEYRFKGLPLMIYVEINPEASVVAYRNRSNEPWQPITGMNRTKHILNTDISYEDLCLDFIRWDKIKPLGTDSIKTLSCWAFDAYPGNAPTAYSKVRYWIAEEYYALIRAEAFNSANQLIKRLDINSVQRIGDAYVIKEMQIATIAPGKTLSSSKTYIQIEEGKPVSPKDTENLDSDNYEKYSQAGVATGMESIEKK is encoded by the coding sequence TTGAAAGGTTCAATACAAGCCGCCAAGGATACCTATCCAATTACCCTCATTCTCCACGACCGTTCCATGGAATATCGTTTTAAAGGTTTGCCTTTGATGATTTATGTGGAGATAAATCCTGAAGCTAGTGTTGTAGCTTATAGAAACCGATCTAATGAGCCATGGCAGCCTATTACAGGTATGAACCGAACCAAACATATACTCAATACAGACATAAGTTACGAAGATCTGTGTTTGGATTTTATTCGATGGGATAAGATAAAGCCGCTTGGTACTGATTCGATAAAGACTCTCAGTTGTTGGGCTTTTGATGCATACCCAGGAAATGCCCCTACAGCCTATTCCAAAGTAAGATACTGGATCGCCGAAGAGTATTATGCTTTGATACGGGCTGAAGCTTTTAACAGTGCAAATCAACTCATCAAAAGATTAGATATCAACAGCGTACAACGAATTGGAGATGCCTACGTAATTAAAGAAATGCAAATTGCCACGATTGCCCCTGGAAAAACCCTTTCCTCTTCAAAAACTTATATCCAAATCGAAGAAGGCAAGCCGGTCTCACCTAAAGACACTGAAAATCTTGATTCTGATAACTACGAAAAATATTCCCAAGCGGGGGTCGCTACGGGGATGGAATCAATCGAAAAAAAGTAG
- the hemL gene encoding glutamate-1-semialdehyde 2,1-aminomutase produces MVFSLSEKLWNQAQELFPGGVNSPVRSFQSVGRHPFYVSRAKGSKLFDIDANCYTDYVCSWGALIHGHCYSPVVRAINEALQNGTSFGANCPLEIRLAQLIRSAMPSIEKIRFLNSGTEACMTAIRLARGFSRREKIMKFEGCYHGHVDSLLVKAGSGALTTGIPDSEGIPASLSALTIILPWNDEEKLIAAFKKYGRETAAIILEPVPANCGLIPPKEGFLESIETQARAYGTLIIFDEVITGFRLSYGGAQALFGIKPDLTVLGKIIGGGLPVGAIGGKKEIMDSLSPLGKVYQAGTLSGNPLAMASGIAQLEELQKGHAYQYLENLGQQLEAGMLEIQKKLSYPLQFHRFGSLFSFFFTSKKVTSAADAYQVDKKKFSSFFTALLSSRIFIPPSPFETAFLSTAHTESDIDELLKIVYDTLKQML; encoded by the coding sequence ATGGTCTTTTCTCTTTCTGAAAAACTATGGAATCAGGCTCAAGAGTTATTTCCCGGAGGGGTAAACTCTCCAGTCCGTTCCTTTCAATCAGTAGGCAGACATCCTTTTTATGTAAGCAGGGCCAAAGGTTCCAAACTGTTTGACATCGATGCCAACTGTTATACAGATTACGTTTGCTCATGGGGCGCATTAATTCATGGGCATTGTTATTCTCCAGTAGTTCGAGCTATCAATGAAGCATTACAAAATGGAACAAGCTTTGGAGCAAATTGCCCTCTAGAAATTAGACTCGCACAGCTCATTCGCTCCGCCATGCCTTCGATCGAAAAAATTCGATTTTTGAACAGCGGCACAGAAGCCTGTATGACCGCTATTAGATTAGCACGAGGATTCAGTCGAAGGGAAAAGATTATGAAATTTGAGGGATGCTATCATGGGCATGTCGACAGTTTGTTAGTAAAGGCTGGATCTGGAGCTCTTACCACAGGAATTCCTGATAGCGAGGGCATCCCTGCTTCTCTTTCTGCTCTGACCATTATTCTTCCTTGGAATGATGAAGAAAAGCTGATTGCGGCATTTAAAAAATATGGTCGCGAAACCGCTGCGATTATTCTAGAACCGGTACCAGCCAACTGTGGATTAATTCCTCCCAAGGAAGGGTTTTTGGAATCTATTGAAACTCAGGCTAGAGCCTATGGTACCCTTATTATTTTTGATGAGGTAATCACAGGCTTTAGGTTATCTTATGGGGGAGCCCAGGCACTTTTTGGAATCAAACCTGATCTTACCGTACTAGGAAAAATTATTGGGGGAGGATTACCCGTGGGTGCTATTGGTGGCAAAAAAGAAATCATGGATAGCTTGTCCCCTTTGGGGAAGGTTTATCAAGCTGGGACATTGAGTGGCAATCCTCTAGCTATGGCTTCTGGCATAGCACAACTCGAAGAACTGCAAAAAGGCCATGCTTATCAGTATTTGGAAAACCTAGGACAACAACTTGAAGCTGGAATGCTCGAGATTCAAAAAAAGCTTTCTTATCCTTTACAATTCCATCGTTTTGGCTCCCTTTTCAGCTTTTTCTTTACTTCAAAAAAAGTGACCTCGGCGGCTGATGCCTACCAAGTAGACAAAAAGAAATTTTCTTCTTTCTTTACTGCTCTGCTTTCCTCACGAATATTTATTCCCCCCTCTCCCTTTGAAACTGCATTTTTGAGTACAGCCCATACGGAAAGCGACATTGATGAGCTGCTCAAGATAGTTTATGATACTTTAAAACAGATGCTATGA
- the folP gene encoding dihydropteroate synthase, with translation MQWNIGKKKIVFPMGRPLIMGIINITPDSFSDGGRYLNPQVAADRAFWMQDSGVDLIDLGAESTRPGAEPVSEKEEMTRLLPVLQRCRAKLTIPLSIDTYKSKVCQMAIDHGADIINDVSGGGWDPEILPVVARSSVGYILVHSRGMPKTMQKEAQYHDIVEEVFNELSVKLDRCLQAGIDKERIICDVGFGFAKDKTQNLILLRRLSRFHDLGRPLMIGVSRKSFLQAFAKRHGVDVEMMNIIAQTVAFWQGVEIWRVHDVATAVAARDLLEKIWKADCSL, from the coding sequence ATGCAATGGAATATAGGTAAAAAAAAGATCGTTTTTCCTATGGGGCGTCCTTTAATTATGGGCATAATTAATATTACTCCGGATTCTTTTTCTGATGGTGGTCGGTATTTAAATCCGCAGGTGGCAGCCGACAGAGCATTCTGGATGCAGGACAGTGGGGTTGACCTTATAGATTTAGGAGCCGAATCCACCCGCCCTGGTGCAGAGCCAGTCAGCGAAAAAGAAGAAATGACAAGACTTCTCCCAGTCCTACAAAGATGCAGGGCCAAGCTAACGATTCCCCTTTCCATTGACACATATAAGTCAAAGGTTTGCCAAATGGCAATAGATCATGGAGCGGATATTATTAATGATGTATCTGGGGGAGGATGGGATCCCGAAATTTTGCCAGTTGTTGCAAGGAGTTCTGTGGGTTATATCCTCGTTCATTCCCGCGGTATGCCAAAGACTATGCAAAAGGAGGCACAGTATCATGACATTGTTGAGGAAGTATTCAATGAACTTTCGGTAAAACTCGATCGATGCTTGCAAGCAGGAATAGACAAAGAAAGAATAATTTGCGATGTGGGCTTTGGATTTGCCAAAGATAAGACTCAGAATCTCATCCTGTTGAGACGACTGAGTCGTTTCCATGATTTAGGCAGACCGCTTATGATTGGGGTATCGAGGAAGAGTTTTTTGCAAGCTTTTGCAAAGCGGCATGGGGTGGATGTCGAAATGATGAATATTATTGCCCAAACAGTTGCATTCTGGCAGGGTGTCGAAATCTGGAGAGTGCACGATGTAGCAACGGCCGTGGCAGCAAGGGATTTGCTTGAAAAAATTTGGAAGGCAGATTGCAGCCTATGA
- a CDS encoding SpoIVB peptidase S55 domain-containing protein: MTVLLRLALLFLIPLVPFTAATSNCPASAANLSPTEYYPKDKLKPGMRGITYTVLQGEKIEPLETEILGIAKNYIGPGLDLIIAKLVDPKTAVIGAVHGMSGSPLYVDGKLVGALSRRIASFEKDGHCGFTPIEDMFQVEQLEHQNQLSPSQYLSVDQRSNWNLLGLQRFGGRLKEKTDWLAVPLTVSGISQNLFEQYLKRFGWGQFPFLIVSGGASSSASSVQPESLQPGAPVSAVMMTGDISIGGTGTLTWRNGTNVLAFGHPMFGFGKSNLPMAMAEVITTIPSYETPYKLANIGNVIGTILEDRLSAIGGKIGPIPTMASYSVNRIHNDKAMKPLEGRFISHPSLSPMLVNLALAEALSSTDNSSRTFAVKVEGKVQFENLPPLALGGFYSGHDTDLIDATVEITKPLSLLFEQPWIEPKIKSLDLSVVSSEKEKVWMVEKIYSDYQKYQPAAQIHLQLELKEKYGERLFRSITLPIPPTVGASTPLNIRVISGNILDKLLLDKKMQAVTDVHQLIDALNQRHKTNCLYIQLFIESPGEIRGAHELPSLPPSLLLLSNTANISRKTIQDNELLLTETEIELPGMALADQTIKVEVQ; this comes from the coding sequence ATGACTGTACTGCTACGTTTGGCTTTGCTCTTTTTGATTCCTTTAGTTCCATTTACTGCAGCGACTTCCAATTGCCCTGCTTCTGCTGCTAATCTCAGTCCTACTGAATATTATCCTAAAGACAAACTCAAACCTGGGATGAGAGGGATTACTTATACCGTTCTTCAGGGAGAGAAGATTGAGCCTTTGGAGACAGAAATTCTTGGGATTGCAAAAAATTACATTGGTCCGGGACTAGATTTAATCATTGCGAAACTGGTGGATCCCAAAACCGCAGTGATTGGAGCTGTCCATGGAATGAGTGGTAGCCCTCTTTATGTTGATGGGAAGCTTGTGGGCGCTTTATCGCGAAGGATTGCCTCTTTCGAAAAAGATGGCCACTGCGGCTTTACTCCTATAGAAGATATGTTTCAGGTAGAACAATTAGAACACCAAAATCAGCTCTCTCCTTCCCAATACCTCTCTGTGGATCAACGATCGAACTGGAATCTCTTAGGGCTTCAACGATTTGGTGGAAGGCTAAAAGAGAAAACCGATTGGTTGGCTGTGCCTCTGACAGTTAGTGGAATAAGTCAAAATCTTTTCGAACAATATCTCAAGCGGTTTGGTTGGGGACAATTTCCTTTTTTGATTGTTTCGGGAGGTGCTAGTAGTAGTGCTTCTTCGGTGCAACCTGAATCTTTACAGCCTGGCGCTCCGGTCTCAGCCGTCATGATGACAGGGGATATTTCCATCGGTGGGACAGGAACCTTAACTTGGAGAAATGGGACGAATGTATTGGCTTTTGGTCATCCAATGTTCGGTTTTGGGAAAAGTAACCTGCCCATGGCGATGGCTGAAGTCATTACAACCATACCCAGCTATGAAACCCCTTATAAGTTGGCTAATATTGGGAATGTTATTGGGACAATCTTGGAAGACAGGCTTTCAGCCATTGGAGGGAAAATAGGCCCAATTCCCACAATGGCTTCTTACAGTGTCAACAGAATCCATAACGACAAAGCGATGAAGCCACTAGAAGGCCGATTTATATCCCATCCGTCACTTTCACCGATGCTCGTTAATCTGGCCCTTGCTGAGGCTTTATCTTCTACGGATAATTCCTCTCGTACTTTTGCAGTGAAAGTCGAAGGAAAAGTCCAATTCGAAAATCTTCCCCCTCTTGCCTTAGGAGGGTTTTACTCTGGGCATGATACCGACCTTATCGATGCGACCGTGGAGATCACCAAGCCCCTTAGCCTCCTTTTTGAGCAACCTTGGATCGAGCCTAAAATTAAGTCTTTAGACCTGTCGGTCGTCTCTTCCGAAAAGGAAAAAGTGTGGATGGTCGAAAAGATCTATTCCGACTACCAGAAATATCAACCTGCTGCACAAATTCATCTACAATTGGAACTCAAAGAAAAATATGGAGAAAGACTCTTTCGAAGCATCACCTTGCCTATCCCACCCACGGTCGGTGCTTCTACTCCTTTAAATATCCGTGTTATTTCTGGAAATATTTTGGATAAGTTGCTACTGGATAAAAAGATGCAGGCTGTAACTGACGTACACCAACTCATCGATGCTTTAAACCAAAGGCACAAGACCAACTGCCTCTATATTCAATTGTTTATTGAAAGTCCAGGAGAAATTCGTGGGGCCCATGAATTACCTTCCTTACCTCCTTCTTTGTTACTCCTCTCCAATACCGCTAATATTTCACGAAAAACCATTCAGGACAATGAGCTCCTTTTGACTGAAACTGAAATAGAACTCCCAGGAATGGCTTTAGCCGATCAGACCATTAAGGTCGAAGTCCAATGA
- the cdaA gene encoding diadenylate cyclase CdaA — protein MKLFGFPLSGLLEILIIATAIYQIWKLLQGTRGFQVLTGLIVVLVGLTLFSSVFHLRVLTELLRLFSPSFFVALVVLFQPELRQVFAEVGRRSVVHIGRQQKSEVIEHIVNAAEILQREHIGALIAIEQDDVYLPARDTGTILNAQVSADLLVTIFYPRTPLHDGGVIIRGDQIVVAAAIFPLSQVEQMERLLGLRHRAALGLSEQTDAVVVVISEVTSVISIAYKGKMERHFDPDGLRAKLTQILI, from the coding sequence ATGAAACTCTTTGGATTTCCACTTTCCGGTTTGTTAGAGATTTTGATTATAGCGACAGCTATTTATCAGATTTGGAAATTGTTACAAGGTACTAGAGGTTTTCAGGTATTGACCGGCCTTATTGTTGTGCTGGTAGGATTGACTCTGTTTTCTTCTGTTTTCCATTTGAGGGTATTGACAGAGCTATTGAGACTTTTTTCTCCCTCTTTTTTTGTAGCCCTGGTTGTCCTCTTCCAGCCGGAGCTACGTCAGGTTTTTGCAGAAGTGGGACGTAGAAGTGTCGTCCATATTGGAAGACAACAAAAATCTGAGGTTATTGAACATATTGTCAATGCAGCTGAGATCCTGCAGAGAGAACATATCGGAGCCTTAATAGCTATCGAACAGGACGATGTGTATCTTCCTGCAAGGGATACGGGGACTATTCTTAATGCTCAAGTCAGTGCGGATCTTCTTGTGACTATTTTCTATCCTAGGACGCCTCTACATGACGGAGGGGTAATTATTCGAGGAGATCAGATTGTGGTTGCTGCGGCTATTTTCCCATTGAGTCAAGTTGAACAGATGGAACGGCTTCTAGGATTAAGACACAGGGCTGCTCTTGGATTGAGTGAGCAAACAGACGCAGTTGTTGTAGTCATTTCTGAAGTTACCAGCGTTATTTCAATAGCCTATAAAGGCAAAATGGAAAGGCATTTTGACCCTGATGGTTTGCGAGCGAAACTGACTCAAATACTGATATAA
- a CDS encoding DNA polymerase/3'-5' exonuclease PolX, with translation MDYFVHYPKVSRIVNHGETKSSVILEKGIPCDLRVVPDEDYAYALLHFTGSKEHNVALRQRAIAQGKKLSEWGLFRVHTQTEKGLEDESEDMPKVTQPLESKIICRTEKDIYESLGLCYIPPELRENMGEIEAAEKNEIPKLIELKDLRGTFHCHTTESDGRSSLEEMVKAAMEFGFEYLGIADHSKSSFQANGLSEERVIAQLERIKKLNAQTKGLYIFSGIECDILKEGKLDFHDDLLKELDYVVASLHAGFSNDEVDNTQRLIKAMENPYVTMLGHPTGRLLLVRKPYPVNMEKVIDCAAQTGTWIELNAQPMRLDMDWRLWKVAKEKGVKCVINPDAHHQKEIGYVKIGINIARKGWLRKEDVVNCLPLAEITAALQTKGRKKGN, from the coding sequence ATGGATTATTTTGTCCACTATCCAAAGGTCAGTCGAATTGTCAATCATGGTGAAACCAAATCGTCTGTAATCCTGGAAAAGGGGATCCCTTGCGATTTACGTGTCGTTCCAGATGAGGATTATGCCTATGCGCTCCTTCATTTTACTGGCAGCAAAGAGCATAATGTAGCCTTAAGACAAAGAGCGATTGCGCAAGGCAAAAAACTATCGGAATGGGGGCTTTTTCGAGTACATACTCAGACAGAAAAGGGACTAGAAGATGAATCTGAGGATATGCCAAAAGTTACCCAACCGCTGGAATCAAAGATTATTTGTCGGACTGAAAAAGATATTTATGAATCCTTAGGCCTTTGTTACATACCCCCAGAACTTAGAGAGAATATGGGAGAGATTGAGGCCGCCGAAAAAAATGAGATTCCCAAACTAATTGAACTGAAAGACCTCCGTGGGACTTTTCATTGCCATACAACAGAGAGCGATGGGAGAAGCAGTTTAGAAGAAATGGTGAAAGCGGCAATGGAATTTGGGTTTGAATACCTTGGCATTGCTGATCATTCTAAGTCTTCTTTTCAGGCTAATGGCCTTAGTGAGGAAAGAGTGATTGCACAGCTAGAAAGAATAAAAAAGTTAAACGCACAAACAAAAGGTTTATATATTTTTAGTGGCATTGAGTGCGATATCTTGAAAGAAGGGAAACTTGATTTTCATGATGATTTACTTAAAGAACTCGATTATGTCGTAGCTTCTTTGCATGCTGGATTTTCAAATGATGAAGTGGATAATACCCAAAGATTGATCAAAGCAATGGAAAATCCCTATGTTACGATGTTGGGCCATCCGACAGGGAGACTTCTTTTGGTGAGAAAACCTTACCCCGTCAATATGGAAAAGGTGATCGATTGTGCAGCTCAGACAGGCACTTGGATTGAACTAAATGCCCAGCCGATGAGGCTTGACATGGATTGGAGGCTTTGGAAGGTTGCTAAAGAAAAAGGAGTAAAGTGCGTCATAAACCCTGATGCTCATCACCAAAAAGAGATTGGCTACGTTAAAATAGGGATTAATATTGCCCGTAAAGGTTGGTTGCGGAAAGAAGATGTTGTCAATTGCCTGCCATTAGCGGAAATTACAGCTGCTTTGCAGACAAAGGGAAGAAAAAAAGGGAATTGA